The Deltaproteobacteria bacterium DNA window CTCGGCACGGTCGGGCACTGGTTCGCGTTCGTGCACGACTGGCCGCCCTCGAGCCCCGCGAACCGCCACAGCGAAAACTCCACCTCGCCGAAAGTCGCGACGACGATCTGCAGCGCGTTCTTCGCCTGGTAGATGCGGCTGTCGTCGGCGAGCCCGTCGCCGTCGACGTCGCAGCCGGGGTGTTGCGCGCTTCCGTCGCCGCGGGTCGCGACGGACTCGGTGAACACCAACTCGTTGCCGCAGCCGGTCTGTCCCGTGACGGCCTGCCAGCAGTTGTTGCGATATGTGTTGCGGCAGGTCGTGGTCCAGTTGCTCGCGCACGACGGGAGGTTCGCGATCGTCCACGACACGCACGCGTTGCAGCGGGTGTCCGGCACCGGCCCGCCGCTGGCGGTGCACGGCGAAAACCCGCTGGCCGTGCACGTGCTGGGCAGATCGACGATCTCGGGCGTCTGCAACATGGACCCGGAGTTGTCGAGCAGCACCGTGATCCGCGATTTCGTGACCTGTGCGGCGGCCGGGCCGGACGCCGACAGGGCGGCCACCGCGGCGACCGCCACGTACGCGATGCGCTGAACTAGGCTCATATCGAACTCCCGGGTCCGGAGACGAAGTGTCATCGCCCCCACACTTTCGACGAGTGTAAGAGAACGCTGGGGTACGCGTAAAGCGGCGATCGCGGGCGACGTGCAACTGGTCCGTGGGCTGCGCCGGGACGCCGCGATTGCCGGCGCCCGCCGCGACTCGGCCGCGCCGGCCCGGCCGCGGACCCCGGCCCTATGCGTCGCCGGCGCCGGTGCGCGCGAGGAACTGATCGAGCCACCGCTGCTGCGCCGCGGTGAGCCCGGTGAACCGCAGGCCCGCGGCGAACGCGCCATCGTCCTGCTCGGCGGCCCACTGGACGGTGGCGCGCGTCGTCAGCGGCGGCATGCGCTCGTCTTCGATCCCGTCGACGACGACGAACAGGTCGAGGCGGACTTCCGCGCCTTCGGCGAGGGGGAACGCCGACTCGAGGCAGCAGCCCCCGACCGACACGTTGCGGGTGGTGCCGGTGAACGTGCGATCGCCGCAGGCGACCTCGGCCGACAGACGGATGGCGAAGCGGGGATGGACGCGGTGTTCGGTCATGACGCGAACGGATCGTTCGGCGCGACGTCGTCGCCGCGCGCGCGGCCTTCGTCGAGGTAGCGCAGGAACAACTCGAGCGTGTCCATCTGCTCCCGGGTCAGCGTGAGAAACGCCGCGCCCAGTTGGTGTTCGTCGCCGATCGGCGTGCACCAGACGATGCGCACCGGCAGCTCGAGCGGCTCGGACCGGGCCGAGGCGTCGCCGCCGGCCGGCGCGAGCACGAGCGCGAGCTGCGCCGTCCCCTCGGCCCCCAGCGGTACGGCGTCCGCCGTGTACGCGGACATCCCGCCGCGCGACAGGTTCCGGGAGCGACCCTCGACGGACAGATCCCCCAGATCGAGACGAACGGCCACCTCGACCGCGTAGCGCGGATGCTGGCGCGCGTCGGCCACGACGGCAGTATAGGCCAGCGCGGTCTGCCGCCGCCAGCGGGCGCGGTCCGCGACGGCCGCCGCGGTGCCATACTGACGGCATGGCGCTGTCGCGCAATGCGCTGGCCGTGCTCCGCCGCCGCTATCTGCGGCCCGGCGAGACGCCGGACGATCTGTTTCGCCGGGTCGCCGCGACGATCCGCGCCGCGGAAGCCCGCCTGCCGGACCCGCCGGCCGATGCGGACGCGTTCGCCGACCGGCTGCGCGCGCGCATGGCGGCGGGCGAGCTGCTGCCGAACTCGCCCGCGCTGATGAACGCCGGGCGTCCGGACGGCCAGCTCGCCGCGTGTTTCGTCGTGCCGGTCGAGGACGACACCGCCGCGATCTTCGACGCCATCAAGTGGGCGGCGATGATCCAGCGCACCGGCGGCGGGACCGGGTTTAGCTTCTCGCGGCTGCGCCCCGCCGGCGATCCGGTCGGCGACGGCGGCGTCGCGGCCGGCCCGGTGGCGTTCATGGAGGCGTTCGACCGCGCCACCGCGGCGATCGCCCAGGGCGGCGTGCGCCGCGGCGCCAACATGGGCGTGCTGCGCGTCGACCATCCGGACATCCTCGACTTCGTCACCGTCAAGCTCGACCCGGACCGCATGCGCAACTTCAACCTGTCGGTGGCGGCGACCGATGCGTTCATGGCGGCGGTCGACCGCGGCGAGCGCTACGCCCTGCGCAACCCGCGCACCGGCGCGGTCGTGCGCGAACTCGACGCGCGGCGGGTGTTCCAGCTCATCGCCGACGTGGCCTGGCAGTGCGGCGATCCCGGCATGCTGTTCATCGACCGCATCGAAGCGGCCAACCCCACGCCGGCGCTCGGCCGGATCGAGGCGACGAATCCGTGCGGCGAGCAACCGCTGTTGCCGTTCGAGGCGTGCGTGCTCGGCAGCGTCAACCTCTCGGCGTTCGTCCGCGACGGCTCGGTCGACGAGGCCGCGCTCGCGGCGGCGGTCCGCGACGGCGTGCGCATGCTCGACGACCTGATCGACGCCAGCGCGTTCCCGCTGCCGCAGATCGAGGCGATCACCCGCGCCAACCGCAAGATCGGCCTCGGCGTGATGGGCTGGGCGGATCTGTTGATCGCGCTGGGCATCCCGTACGACGACGACGAGGCGCTGGCGCTCGCCGACCGGGTCGGCGCGCTCGTCGAGCGCGAATCGCTGGCGATGTCCGAGCGGCTCGCGGAGGCGCGCGGGCCGTTTTCGAACTGGCCGCAGTCGACGTGGGCGGGGACGCGCCGGCTGCGCAACGCGACGACGACGACGGTCGCGCCGACCGGGACGATCAGCATCCTCGCCGGCTGTTCGAGCGGGATCGAGCCGCTGTACGCAGTGGCGTACGAGCGGCACGTGCTCGACGGCGAGGTGCTCGACGAGATGCACCCGGCGTTCGAGCGCATCGCGCGGGCGCGCGGGTTCTGGAGCGACGCGCTGCGCGACGCGGTCCGCGCGCGCGGCCGCGTGCGCGGGCTCGACGGGGTGCCGGCGGACGTGCAGCGGCTGTTCGCGACGGCGCATGACGTCGCCCCGGAGCGGCACGTGCAGATGCAGGCCGTGTTCCAGCGCTACAGCCACTCGGGCGTGTCCAAGACGGTCAACCTGCCGCGTGACGCGCCGCCGGAGGCGGTCGCGCGCGCCTACCGGCTGGCGTACGAACTCGGGTGCAAGGGGATTACCGTGTACCGCGACGGCAGCCGGGCGGGGCAGGTGCTCGCGTACGGGCGCGGCGGCGCCACCGGCGGGGAGGGCGACGCCGAGCGGTGCCCCGAGTGCGGTGGGGCGGTGCGGCGCGCCGGAGGCTGCGTGGCCTGCCGCCAGTGCGGCTGGTCGGCGTGCGCGTGACGCGGCGCCGGCGGCCGGCGTGCGCGCACGACGCGGTGCCGGCGGCCGGCATGCGCGCGACGCGGCGCCGGCGGCCGCCGTGCGCGTGGCGCGGCGCTCGTCGCCGGCGCCGGCGTGCGCAGGACGAGGCCCCGGCGGGCGGCACGCGCGCGACGCGGCGCGGCGGGCCGGTGCGCGCGCGCCGCGGCGCGGCAGGCCCGCGTGCGAGCGGCTACGAGCGGCGGCGGCGGCGGCGCGGCGGCCGCGGCGCCACGGCCTGGCGTTCGAGTTCTTCGAGGTGCTCGAGCATCGTCCGGATGGTTTCGCGCGTGGCCGCGTGCGGCTCGTTTTCGTGCGCGCGCGCCATCGCGAGGCGCAGCTCGGCGCGCAGCTCCGACTCCGCGAGCCGGTAGGTCCGCAGCGCCTCTTCGGCGTCGTACTCGGACAGGTCGGCGTCACAGCCGGTGGCGGCGACCCACACGGCGCTCAGCGCGGCGGCGCGGCGCCCCGGGTGCGACACGGCGAACTCCTTGACCGTTTTGCGGAGCCGCTGCCGCACGAGGTTGACCGGTGGAAGAGCTACCATTCCGTCTTTGTCGTCGTCGATGCGACGCAGCATCTGTCGTGACAATTCCCTCTCCGGTGTCGTTGGTGTGAGCTGATTCCCGGTCACGCCGCCGGCGTCGTCGCGCGCCGCCGTCCGATCGCGGCCCCGCCCCGCGCGCCGGGCGTGTACGCGGCGCGGGCCGAGGCATAGCGCACCCGTCTGACAGATGCGAGCCCCGCGACGGCGCGGCCGTCCTCCTTGACCCCGGCCGGCCGGGGGCCGGCGTCGAGCGGCGCATGGGCGACGAAGGTGGCGAAGGCGTGCATGGGAATCGAGCGGTGGAAGTTGGAGTTGCCAGTCTGACCGGCCGGCAGACTCTGCACAATTTTTCGGCGGTTGGCGAGCGAAAACTTTTCGATTTTTGTGTCGGAGAAAATTTCAATGTCACTAAATTGTGTCAGCTGGATCGCGGGAAGAACGTGCATCCACCGGCGTGAGACGCCGGCGCGTGAGGCCGCGGTGCGGGATCGCGCGACCTGTCGTCGCGACGTTGCGGCGACGCACGCCCGCGACGTGCGGGGGCCGTCGGCCCCAGGCCCCGGATCTCGGCCGGTTGTCTGGGCGCCGTGGCGCGGCTCGGCGCTCGCGAGCCCCCCGGCGCAGGCCCGCCGCGCGGACTCACGCCACGCGTCGCGTCACGGCAGGCGGGTGAGCCGCAACTCCCCGGGCGGGTAGACGGCGCGGTCGTAGGCGTAGGTCGACACGCGGATCGCGTCGCCTTCGCGGACCGCCCGGTTGTAGAAGCCGAACAGTTCCGCCCCGTCGAGTAGCACGGCGTGCTGCCAGGCGCCGCCCGCGTCGCGCCGGGCGAAGCGCAGCGCGATGTCCGTGCCGTCCTGGTAGACCACCGCCGGCCTGCCCGCGCCGTCCAGCGCCAGCGCCGCTCCCGCGCCGACGGCGTGCGGCCGGTCGCCCTCGCGCGTGCCGTCGTCGACGACCTCGATCGCGCCCGCGCCGCCGGCGGCAGACCAGGTCGTGTACAGCAGCCGGTCCGCCAGCGCATCCTGGTACGCGACGTGGATCGTGTCGCCGTCGGCCACCGCGCTGGCCCACATGCCGCGGTCGCCGCCGTCGCCGTCGATCACGGCCCGCTCGAACCCGCTGCCGGTCGCGCGGGCGACGACGAGATCGCCGGCCGTGCGGTCGTAGAACACAATCGCGAGGTCGCCGCCCGCGACGACGAGGTTGGCGAACAGGCCGCTGCCCTCGGGCAGATCGTGCGCCGGGAAGGTCGAGATGGCCGTGCATGCGCCGGCGACGCACTCGCTTCCGCTGCCGCAATCCTCGGTGCAGCTCGCGTCGACCGGCGCGCAGGTCATCGACGCGGTCACGCACACCTCGCCGGTCCCGCACAAGCCGGTGCACGGCACCGGGACGTCCTCGACCGTGTCGATCGTCCAGTCGCCGGGGCCGCTCGGGTCGGCGGAGGACGCGCGCGCGAGGCGGAGTTGGGCGCGCCGGCCGCCGGCGCCGTCGTCGATGCCGATGGCGAGGTAGGCGATCGCCGGCGCGCCGGACGGCTGCAGCGCCAGCGACGCGTACAGCCCCACCTGGCCGCCGTCGGCGTCCACGGTATGGATCGACCAGTCGCCGTCGCCGAGTTCGCGCGCGTACTTCAGCGCGCCGTGGGTGCGGTCCTGGTAGGCGACGTGCGCGAGCCCGTCGCGCAGCGCGATCGACGTCCACGCGCCGACGTCGTCCCCGGGCTCGACGACGCCGCCGCGGTAGGTGTTCGGCGCGTAGGTCGGCGCGGCATCGGCGGGGACGCCGTCGACGACGGTCGGGACCAACTCGTCGCCATCGACGTCGACCACGACCAGATCGCCGAGGGTCTCCTCGTAGGCCGACAGCACGGTGCGGCTGCCGTCGGTCGCCAGGTCGCTCCACCGCCCGATCGGGCCGGGCTCGACCTGACCGTCCGCGCACTCGTCATCGCCGCAGCTCGGCGTGTCGTTTCCGTTGCAGCTACACCCAGGTGGGCCGGAGAGCGCCAGCAGCGCCGCGATCGCGGCGATCGGAGGCCGCCCGCGGCGTCGCCGCCGCCGCAGGACCAGGACCGCTGCGGCGAACAGCGCGGCGACCGCCGCCGAGGACCGCGGGTCGGACGTGCGGCCGACGCGGCAGTTGCAGCCGGACGACCCGGCGCGGCCGTGGAAGCCGATGACCGCGCGCGGATTGGGCTGCGACACCAGTTCGGCGCGCAGCGACGGCACGGTGTCGATCGTCGCGGCGAGGACGACCGGCGTCGGGTCGGCGGTGCGCGGTTTGCCGACCTCGCGCGCGCGCACCTCGATCCGGTGGGTGCCCGGCAGCCAGAACACGTCGCGGCGCAGCGCGATCCGCGGCGACCGGGTGTACGGCGACCACAGCCCGCCGTCCACGCGGAACTGCCACTCGAGATCGGCGCGCGTTCCGTCGGGGCGGCCACCGCCGAGAGACAGCTCGACCGCGGGTCGGTCGGCGCGCGCCAGACGCGGCGCGTAGTAGACAGCGCGCGGCGGCACGTGGACCGCGACGATTTCGGCGCTCGTGTCGACCGGCGCCGGCGCCGGCGCGGAAGCCGGCTCGAGGTCGGCGAAGATCGCGAGGAACTGGCCGCTGTCGACGGACGTCACGCCGTCGGGTTGGATCGCCAGGCGCAGGTTGCCGATCTCCGGCAACGCGAACGCGCCCAGCGCGTCGCCCAGAAACGGCAGCGCGATCGACAGCACCGCCGGCAGCCGGTCGGCCAGCTCCTGCGGCGTTTCGAGCAGTGCGCGCGAGTTGGACACGGTGATGTTGGAGAAGGCGTCTTCGACGTCGCCGAGCACCGGTTGGAGCTGGCCGTCCGCGGTCACTTCGACGCCGAGCGGCAGGTGGACGTCGGCCGTCACGGTCATCACGCGGATGAACTGGTCGTCGACCATCGCGAAGAAATCGATGTCGAGGTTGGAGAAGGTGACGTCCAGCAGCGGCTCGTCGACCTCGCCGTCCGGCGTGAACGTGCCGGCGCCCAGCGCGATCGCCGGCGGTTGTTGCGGGCGCAGCCCGAGGTAGATCTGGCCCGGCTCGCCGTGGAGCAGATCGACCAGCGACGGCATCAGCACGCCCAGCGTGTCGGACGTGAGCAGGCTGATGGTCGGCGTGCCCATCGACAAGCACAGCAGGCCGCCGTCGTAGGCGCCCCAGGCCAGCGCGTCGAGTTCCTGGCGGTGAACGCCGACGGCGACGTCGAACGCGCCGCCGGTGTCGGGGCGTTGGTTGCCCGAAAAGAACGCAGACCGCGCGATGGCCGGCTGCGCCGGCGGATCGGCGGGCGGGCCGCACCGCGCGGCGGCCGCCCCGCCCCGGGCGCCGCCGAGCACGCCGAGCGACAGGCCGCCGCCGTCCGTGTCAGAGTAGCCGCCGCCCACCGCATAGATGTCGAGCGCGCCGGAGCCGGCGAGGCCGAGCGCCGACGCGAGCAGCCGGCCCGACACGCCCAGCTCCTGGAGGCATTCGCCGCCCGACATGCACACCTGGTCCTCGCACGCGTCGGCGAACGGGCCGCACTCGTCCACGGTGCCGCCCGGGCAGGCCTTGCACAGCGCGCCCTCGATTTGCTTGCGCAGGACGTCGGCGATGCCGCTGGTGAGCGTGTCCTTGAAGAAGCCGATCAACAGGTCGGCGAGCGTGCAACTGAACCCGCCCTTGAGGTCGATGTCGCCGTTGTCGAGCTGGTCGATTTGAACGTCGGCGACGCGAATTTCGGTCGTGCCCGCCGTCGGATGTTCGGCCAGATCGATCGACGTCGTGACCAGCAGGTCGGGCGCGCCCGACTTTTCGGTGTTCAGTTCGACGTCGCAGTTGGCGCTGATGAAGCCGCTTTCGTACCAGATGGCGAGGTCCGTCACCGTGTGGACGCGGGCACGGACCACCACGTCGATGCGCGAGCCGCCGTCGACCGGGTGCAGTTCCAGCCGCGGCGCGTCTCCGGGCCGCCGGTCGAGGTCGATGGCGACCGGACCGCACGGGTCGACGACCGGGCCGTCGATCGGCTCGCAGCAGATCGCCGGGTTGTCTCCCTCGCCGCACGCCGGCGGCACGTCGAACGTGAGGCTGTCGGAGCCGACGAGCGCCGCGACGAGCCCCGCCGGGTCGGCCGCGATGGCGTCCAGGCCGGTGGGCGTGACGCGAACCTGGACCGCGTTGCCGATGCGCGCCTCGGGCGGGAAGCCCCCGGGGATCGGCTCGACGCAGTTGCAGCCGTTGCCGCCACAGCCGGTCGCGAGCGCCGCGGTCACGCCGGCCAACCACAGTCGAAAGCGAAGTCGAATCATCCTGTCCTCTCGCGCGCGGGCGGGCAGCCGCGACGCCGCAGCGCGACCCACCCGCGCGGACGCTATCACAACCGAGGTGGCCGCGCCGCGCGGATCGGCTCACTCGGGTGGCCGATCGGCCCGACATCGTTTAGCGTTCCACCATGCACCGGCGCGCTCGGCAGGTGGCGCTCGCCAGCGCGATGGCGGCGTTCGCGGGGGCGGCGGTCGCCGGCGACCCGCCGCGAGGGCGCCGGCCGCCCCGCGAGCCGCCGACGCACGCGATCGTCGACCCGGCCGCCCTCGTGGTCGCTTCGGGCGGAGCGACCATTCGCCTGCGGCCGGGCGCGGCGGTTTCGCTGGTGCGGCGCCGGCGCGGCCGCGCGGTCGTGCGGCTGGTGGGCGACGTGCGCGCCATCGGCACCGTCGACGCGGCGGCGCTCGGTCTGTACGTGGCGCGCGACGTCGACGTGCCGGACGGCCGCCTGCTCGAGGGCGCGCTCGTGCGCGTCGTGCGCCGCGGGCGCGGCGGAGTCGCCACGGTGGAGACGACCGGCGCGGTCCGCGGTCGGTTCGACGTGCCGGCCGATGCGCTCAGCGCACAGCGGCACGAGTTCGTCTACCGCATGCCGCCGAACCGCCATTTCGTCACGCCCAAGCGCGACACCGCGCTGTACCGGGCGGCCGCGTCCGTCGGCACTCGCGCGCCGCCGGTCGCCGTCATCCGCGGCGGCGTCGAGGTCGTGTTGCTCGAGCAGATGGACACGCGCGCGAAGGTGCGCAGCCATGGGCCGGTCGAGGTGGAGGGCTGGGCGCTCGCGAGCGACTTTTACGACGAGGGCGACGGCGGCCCCGCGCCGGAGCTGCTGTCGCCGACGCACGAGGTCGTGCGCACCGCGGGCCTGTACGCGACGCCGGACGCCGCCGAGCCGTTCGCGGAGCTGCGCGGCGGCGCGCTCGTCGAGGCCAGCGCGGATCCGGCGACGCCCGCGCGCCGGAAGGTCACGACGGTGGGGAGGGTGAATGCGACGGGCTGGGTCGATCGCCGCGCGCTGCGCCGGCTCGCCACACCCGGCGGGTGAGGAAGTCGATCACCGCGCGCTCGACCTGGTGAGGCCGCTCGAGCGGCGCGGTGTGCGACCCGCCTTCGACCACGACGAGCTCGGCGCGTGGGATGTCGGCGGCCATCCGGCGGCTCAGGCTCGCCGGCGTGAAGCCGTCGCGGTCGCCCGCGACGACGAGCGCCGGCACCGCGACGCGGGGCAACACGTCGAGCGCGCTGTGGCGGTTCGCCTCGGTGAGCAGCGCCAAAAACAGGTTGGGATCGACGCGGGCGAGCCCGTCGAGGTAGGGGCGAAAGTCGTCCGGGTCGATGAGCGCGCCGTTGATCTCGATCCGCGCCGCCAGCCACAGCGCGGCGCGCGTCGGGGTGAACGCGCGCCACACGCCGCCGATCGCGCGGGGCGCGGCGCCGGCGGCGGCGCGCAACACCGGCAGGACGCGCGCGGCGGCCGACGTGCCGCGGAACGTGCGCAGCGGCGAGCCCGGCGCGCCGCACACGAGCACGAGTGCGGCGACCCGGTCCGGGTGGCGCCGGTACGTCTCGAGCGCGACTTGCACCCCCATCGAGTGGCCGACCAGGGTCGCGCGGTCGATGTCCGCGTCGTCGAGCAGGGCCGCGACGTCATCCGCGAGATCCGCGATGGCCAGGCGGGCGCCGTCGCGCGGGCGGGGCGACCGGCCATGGCCGGGATAGTGGCCGTGAACGAGCCGGGCGCGGGGAGCGAGCGCCCGGATCAGGTAGCGCCACACGTAGCCGTCGCAGCCGATGCCGTCACACAACGCGACCGCCGGCGCGCCCGGCCGCCCCGGATCGTAGCGCTCGTAGAACAGCGGCGACCGGTCGCCCGGGCGAAGGGCGTAGTGCTCGGTGCGGGCGGCGGTAGGTGGCGACACGACGGCGGGCGCCGGGACGACCTGCGCGGCCGGTTCGCAAGCGGGCGGCGGCAGCCGCTACGCCTTGGCTTCCTTCGGGTCGTCCTCGCCGGGGAACTCGTTGACCGACGGGTACTTCATGATCTCACGGCGGGCGATCTTCCACGCCTTTTGTACGATCCACGACAGCGACCGGTCCTGGCGGGCCGCTTCCTCCTGGATCTCCTTGAGCATGTCCTCGGGGAAGTAGAGGCTTTGCTTGCGCTTGTCCGAGCCGGCCATGTCGCCAGTGTCGCAAGGTTGCCCACACTCGGTCAAGGCATCCACGCCGCGATCCGCCGGGGGCGGGCGCGGTTCGCGCTTGCAAACCGGGCCAGCCGCACGTAGACTGCCCGGCCTGTTTCGACAACCCTCGACGCGGGAGAACCCTGTGGCAGGTGGGCTAAGCAAGCGAGATCTGAACAAGTTCAAGAAGCTTCTCGAGGAAAAGCGGCGCGCCGTCCTGGAGAATGCGAAAAAGACGCTCGTCGAGGACATGACGCTCGATCCGAACGATCTCCCCGACGAGATGGACTTGGCGTCGAGCGAGTACCTGCAGTCGTTCAATTTTCGGTTGCGCGGGCGAGAGAAGGCCTACCTCAAGAAGGTGGAACTCGCACTCCGCAAGATCGAGGACGGCACGTTCGGCATCTGCGAACAGTGCGAGGAGCCGATCACCAAGAAGCGCCTCGAGGCGCGCCCCGAGACCACCCTGTGCATCCGCTGCAAGGAAGCACAGGAGCGCGACGAGAAGGCGTTCGGGTAGGGCGGCGCGGTACCTGCCGCCGACTCCGTCGGCGTCGGGCGCGGCTCGGCTCCGATGCGCTGCGCCCCCGGGCCGGCTGGGTCCCCGCGCGCCGCGGATGCGCGCATCGGCGCGCCCGCTCGGTTCCGCGTTCGACCCGGCGGGCCCGCGCGTTTGGGCGGCCCTGCGCGAGCGCGCGGCCGCCGGGCGCTCGGCGTCGGACTGTCGCCCTGGGCGTGTAACCTCGCCGTCGGCGGCGGCGTCGTAGCGAACGAACTCGTTTCCAGGGAAGGCAATCGTGGCACACGAAACGACCGGCACGTCCCGGCGCGGCTTCCTGAAGGCCGCGACCGTCGCGATCGGCGGCGCGATCGGCGCCGTTTTCGCGATCCCCGTCATCCGCTATGTGCTGTATCCACTCGGCCGGCGCATCGTGACCAGCGCGAGCGACCCGGTCGACGTGGGGCCGGCAGACCAGGTCAAACCGGGCGGCCCGCCGGTGCGCGTGTCGATCGTCGCGCCGAGCGTCCGCGACGGGTGGACCGTGCGCCGCGACGTCGCGCTCGGCGCCGCGTGGTTGGTGCGCGACGCCGACGGCACGCTGCGCGCGCTGTCCACTGTGTGCCCGCATCTGGGCTGCGCGGTGGACTACGACGCGGACGCCGGCCGGTTCGCCTGTCCGTGTCA harbors:
- a CDS encoding PilZ domain-containing protein; this encodes MTEHRVHPRFAIRLSAEVACGDRTFTGTTRNVSVGGCCLESAFPLAEGAEVRLDLFVVVDGIEDERMPPLTTRATVQWAAEQDDGAFAAGLRFTGLTAAQQRWLDQFLARTGAGDA
- a CDS encoding PilZ domain-containing protein, which codes for MAYTAVVADARQHPRYAVEVAVRLDLGDLSVEGRSRNLSRGGMSAYTADAVPLGAEGTAQLALVLAPAGGDASARSEPLELPVRIVWCTPIGDEHQLGAAFLTLTREQMDTLELFLRYLDEGRARGDDVAPNDPFAS
- a CDS encoding adenosylcobalamin-dependent ribonucleoside-diphosphate reductase, which gives rise to MALSRNALAVLRRRYLRPGETPDDLFRRVAATIRAAEARLPDPPADADAFADRLRARMAAGELLPNSPALMNAGRPDGQLAACFVVPVEDDTAAIFDAIKWAAMIQRTGGGTGFSFSRLRPAGDPVGDGGVAAGPVAFMEAFDRATAAIAQGGVRRGANMGVLRVDHPDILDFVTVKLDPDRMRNFNLSVAATDAFMAAVDRGERYALRNPRTGAVVRELDARRVFQLIADVAWQCGDPGMLFIDRIEAANPTPALGRIEATNPCGEQPLLPFEACVLGSVNLSAFVRDGSVDEAALAAAVRDGVRMLDDLIDASAFPLPQIEAITRANRKIGLGVMGWADLLIALGIPYDDDEALALADRVGALVERESLAMSERLAEARGPFSNWPQSTWAGTRRLRNATTTTVAPTGTISILAGCSSGIEPLYAVAYERHVLDGEVLDEMHPAFERIARARGFWSDALRDAVRARGRVRGLDGVPADVQRLFATAHDVAPERHVQMQAVFQRYSHSGVSKTVNLPRDAPPEAVARAYRLAYELGCKGITVYRDGSRAGQVLAYGRGGATGGEGDAERCPECGGAVRRAGGCVACRQCGWSACA
- a CDS encoding alpha/beta fold hydrolase, with the translated sequence MPPPACEPAAQVVPAPAVVSPPTAARTEHYALRPGDRSPLFYERYDPGRPGAPAVALCDGIGCDGYVWRYLIRALAPRARLVHGHYPGHGRSPRPRDGARLAIADLADDVAALLDDADIDRATLVGHSMGVQVALETYRRHPDRVAALVLVCGAPGSPLRTFRGTSAAARVLPVLRAAAGAAPRAIGGVWRAFTPTRAALWLAARIEINGALIDPDDFRPYLDGLARVDPNLFLALLTEANRHSALDVLPRVAVPALVVAGDRDGFTPASLSRRMAADIPRAELVVVEGGSHTAPLERPHQVERAVIDFLTRRVWRAGAARGDRPSPSHSPSPPS
- a CDS encoding TIGR04563 family protein, encoding MAGSDKRKQSLYFPEDMLKEIQEEAARQDRSLSWIVQKAWKIARREIMKYPSVNEFPGEDDPKEAKA
- a CDS encoding conjugal transfer protein TraR, translated to MSPVSQGCPHSVKASTPRSAGGGRGSRLQTGPAARRLPGLFRQPSTRENPVAGGLSKRDLNKFKKLLEEKRRAVLENAKKTLVEDMTLDPNDLPDEMDLASSEYLQSFNFRLRGREKAYLKKVELALRKIEDGTFGICEQCEEPITKKRLEARPETTLCIRCKEAQERDEKAFG
- a CDS encoding ubiquinol-cytochrome c reductase iron-sulfur subunit, with amino-acid sequence MAHETTGTSRRGFLKAATVAIGGAIGAVFAIPVIRYVLYPLGRRIVTSASDPVDVGPADQVKPGGPPVRVSIVAPSVRDGWTVRRDVALGAAWLVRDADGTLRALSTVCPHLGCAVDYDADAGRFACPCHASSFARDGGRLGGPAKRGLDPLPVEEADGRVRVAFRRYRSDTPDREEV